One window of Alkaliphilus metalliredigens QYMF genomic DNA carries:
- a CDS encoding MFS transporter, whose protein sequence is MTQAEKVKKLERYRWVVWGILVVAYVIVFFHRLALGVVRQDLVDTFNITGTTFANLGSMYFYPYMFMQIPAGILADSLGARKTVTYGTLLAGLGSIIFGLAPSILWAFVGRLLVGLGVSVVFIAILKIQSQWFKESEFGTMSGMTSFVGNLGGVMAQTPLALVVAAFTWRTTFVGIGLISLVVAFLCYWVVRNTPEEMGLPSIAEIEGKERPSQAPQRPPIGESLVRVLTNPRTWPSFFMFTGFFGAFISLTGAWGQSYLIEVYDLPSTVAPNYLMAATLGLAIGSFAIGKISDVMKRRKLPMIVFGAIYTITWGILVFVNGGKPPIAMLYPLFFVMGFTCSAFVLSWACGKEVNHPSIAGISTSVVNIGGFLGSAILPPILGRVFDAYGGVLEPTALFQRAFMYCFAFVAVSFLFAFLVKETHCRNIYIEKKA, encoded by the coding sequence ATGACTCAGGCAGAAAAAGTGAAAAAATTAGAGCGCTATCGATGGGTTGTTTGGGGCATATTGGTTGTTGCTTATGTGATTGTGTTTTTCCACCGATTGGCATTGGGTGTGGTGAGGCAAGATCTGGTAGATACCTTTAACATTACAGGAACAACTTTTGCAAATTTGGGGTCAATGTACTTTTATCCCTATATGTTTATGCAAATTCCAGCGGGTATTTTAGCGGACTCCCTAGGGGCCAGGAAAACTGTTACCTATGGGACCCTGTTGGCTGGTCTTGGGTCCATTATTTTTGGTTTGGCCCCAAGTATCCTATGGGCCTTTGTAGGAAGATTACTGGTTGGGTTGGGTGTTTCAGTGGTCTTTATTGCCATATTAAAAATTCAATCTCAATGGTTTAAGGAAAGTGAATTTGGAACGATGTCTGGAATGACATCCTTTGTGGGCAATTTAGGGGGTGTGATGGCCCAAACTCCCTTAGCACTGGTTGTGGCTGCTTTCACATGGAGGACAACATTTGTGGGAATTGGTTTGATTAGTTTAGTGGTTGCATTTCTTTGTTATTGGGTTGTGAGGAACACACCAGAAGAAATGGGACTTCCCTCTATTGCAGAGATCGAAGGAAAAGAAAGACCAAGTCAAGCACCACAAAGGCCCCCTATTGGAGAGAGCTTAGTGAGAGTGTTGACAAATCCCAGAACATGGCCAAGTTTTTTTATGTTCACAGGATTTTTTGGGGCATTCATTTCTTTGACTGGCGCTTGGGGACAAAGCTATTTAATAGAGGTTTATGACCTGCCTAGTACAGTAGCCCCTAACTACTTAATGGCTGCAACACTGGGTTTAGCAATAGGGAGCTTTGCTATTGGGAAAATTTCTGATGTCATGAAGAGACGTAAATTACCGATGATTGTCTTTGGGGCAATCTATACAATAACCTGGGGTATTCTTGTTTTTGTTAATGGAGGAAAACCCCCTATTGCCATGCTGTACCCTCTTTTCTTTGTGATGGGCTTTACTTGTTCTGCTTTTGTCTTAAGCTGGGCATGTGGGAAAGAAGTGAATCATCCCAGTATAGCTGGAATCTCCACATCTGTTGTTAATATTGGCGGATTTTTAGGATCAGCCATTTTACCTCCTATATTAGGGCGGGTTTTCGATGCTTATGGAGGCGTTTTAGAACCAACAGCATTGTTTCAGAGAGCCTTTATGTACTGTTTTGCCTTTGTAGCTGTAAGTTTTCTGTTTGCATTTTTGGTGAAAGAGACCCATTGTCGAAATATATACATTGAAAAAAAAGCGTAA
- a CDS encoding ECF transporter S component produces MKKTKLDTRTLVKISILSVMAFILMVFDFPLPIFPLFLKVDLSDVPALIGGFALGPVAGVLIQLIKVFLHFIVKTSTGGVGELSNFIVGTAYVLPAAMIYHMKKDRFHAIVGALVGTISMTIVGVLSNYFIIIPFYSKMMPIEAIVELGTIVNSRIVDVWTLVLYGITPFNIFKGLLIALITMLIYKKISVILKNN; encoded by the coding sequence TTGAAAAAAACAAAATTAGATACAAGAACATTAGTAAAAATCTCCATTCTATCAGTAATGGCCTTTATATTGATGGTATTTGATTTTCCGCTACCTATTTTCCCACTATTTTTAAAGGTTGATTTAAGTGATGTACCAGCATTAATAGGAGGATTTGCATTAGGGCCGGTGGCTGGCGTATTGATTCAACTCATCAAGGTCTTTTTACACTTCATTGTTAAAACTTCTACTGGGGGTGTTGGGGAATTATCTAACTTTATTGTTGGAACAGCATATGTATTACCAGCAGCGATGATTTATCATATGAAAAAGGATCGATTCCATGCCATTGTAGGAGCCTTGGTAGGGACGATTTCAATGACCATTGTTGGCGTGCTTTCTAATTACTTCATTATTATTCCTTTTTATTCAAAAATGATGCCAATAGAAGCCATTGTAGAACTAGGTACAATAGTAAATAGTAGAATTGTAGACGTTTGGACATTAGTGCTTTATGGTATCACTCCTTTTAATATTTTTAAGGGATTACTGATTGCATTGATCACTATGCTAATCTACAAGAAAATTTCAGTGATTTTAAAAAATAACTAA
- the tsaE gene encoding tRNA (adenosine(37)-N6)-threonylcarbamoyltransferase complex ATPase subunit type 1 TsaE encodes MICKEIKSLKEMEALGEKMGAVLRPGKILCLKGDLGAGKTTLTQALARGLEVTDYVTSPTFTIIHQYEGRLPLYHFDVYRINHFTEMEDIGYEDYFYGEGVCVIEWATLIEEILPEDCLWIEIRVVGVQERQICFYPANEEDLQMIEELLKS; translated from the coding sequence ATGATTTGTAAGGAAATTAAGAGTCTAAAAGAAATGGAAGCCCTAGGAGAAAAAATGGGTGCTGTACTTCGCCCGGGTAAGATTCTCTGTCTAAAGGGAGATTTAGGAGCAGGAAAGACCACATTAACACAGGCACTGGCAAGGGGATTGGAAGTCACGGATTACGTCACCAGTCCAACCTTTACCATCATCCATCAATACGAAGGGCGTCTTCCCCTATATCATTTTGATGTCTACCGAATTAACCATTTCACCGAAATGGAAGATATCGGATATGAAGATTATTTTTATGGAGAAGGGGTCTGTGTCATTGAATGGGCCACATTGATTGAGGAGATTCTTCCTGAGGATTGCTTATGGATAGAAATTCGAGTGGTTGGGGTCCAGGAGAGACAAATATGCTTTTATCCTGCCAATGAAGAGGATCTACAAATGATAGAGGAGTTGTTGAAATCATGA
- the tsaB gene encoding tRNA (adenosine(37)-N6)-threonylcarbamoyltransferase complex dimerization subunit type 1 TsaB: protein MKILALDTSSIVGTVALLDGEKLAGEIIVNYKRTHSQQLMPMIQDLLESCALKPKDIDVFAVSLGPGSFTGLRIGVSTMKAMAQALDKPIVGISTLDGLAFNLLYSQGIICPIIDAQRDMVYTASYRWSGEDFQQVKDYEMIHIDEMIQRFDGETESIIFVGDAVEKLKERIQHSLKKRAVFPPGMVAMARASAIGELARRAVIEGRVQKPEDVMPIYMRKSEAEKQFEAKMKGRE, encoded by the coding sequence ATGAAGATATTAGCCTTAGACACATCATCAATTGTAGGGACAGTAGCCCTGTTAGATGGAGAAAAACTAGCCGGAGAAATTATCGTTAATTATAAAAGAACCCATTCCCAGCAACTGATGCCTATGATTCAAGATTTATTGGAAAGCTGTGCGTTAAAGCCCAAGGATATTGATGTTTTTGCAGTCTCCCTAGGACCAGGATCATTTACAGGTTTAAGGATTGGCGTATCAACCATGAAGGCCATGGCCCAAGCATTAGATAAACCAATAGTGGGAATTTCTACATTAGACGGACTTGCCTTTAATCTCTTATACAGTCAGGGAATTATTTGTCCAATTATTGATGCCCAAAGAGATATGGTTTATACCGCTTCTTATCGTTGGAGTGGAGAGGATTTTCAGCAGGTAAAGGATTATGAAATGATTCACATTGATGAAATGATCCAAAGGTTTGACGGTGAAACAGAGTCTATTATTTTTGTAGGGGATGCAGTGGAAAAATTAAAGGAACGGATTCAGCATTCCTTAAAGAAAAGAGCTGTTTTCCCTCCAGGAATGGTGGCCATGGCAAGAGCCTCAGCCATTGGAGAACTGGCTAGAAGGGCCGTAATAGAGGGAAGGGTACAAAAACCTGAGGATGTCATGCCTATTTATATGAGAAAATCCGAAGCAGAAAAACAGTTTGAGGCAAAAATGAAAGGCAGGGAATAA
- the rimI gene encoding ribosomal protein S18-alanine N-acetyltransferase, whose translation MNPISVRKMNRQDIEQVLIIETHCFAIPWTKGAFEKELKENKLARYVVAEVNENVVAYGGMWLIIDEGHITNIAVHPEYQGQKIGKEIVLGLMEVAKEANLLRLTLEVRKSNLIAQQLYRGMGFIISGIRPGYYHDNGEDAIIMWKDL comes from the coding sequence ATGAACCCAATCAGTGTTAGAAAAATGAATAGGCAAGATATAGAGCAGGTACTGATTATCGAAACACACTGCTTTGCTATACCCTGGACCAAAGGGGCCTTTGAAAAGGAACTTAAGGAAAACAAGCTAGCCAGATATGTTGTGGCAGAAGTCAATGAGAATGTGGTGGCATATGGGGGGATGTGGTTAATTATAGATGAAGGACACATTACCAATATCGCAGTTCATCCTGAGTACCAGGGACAAAAAATCGGAAAAGAAATTGTTTTGGGATTGATGGAGGTTGCAAAGGAAGCAAATTTATTGCGATTGACCCTAGAGGTACGAAAATCTAATTTAATTGCACAACAGCTCTATAGAGGAATGGGGTTTATTATCTCTGGGATCCGCCCTGGATATTATCATGATAATGGGGAAGATGCCATCATTATGTGGAAGGATTTATAG
- a CDS encoding ATP-binding cassette domain-containing protein, which translates to MIKLDGMTITLEGQRVLNDFSIEIAQGEWIQLQGPHVCQLVVKALEGTLRPTEGHFYYEGVDTQCYSASQWAHLRKKQLIIMSPKKGLMNHFDVEKNIQMQLKYGGVYPTKWKRQSQRVLEELEILSLRNREIETLGSLERWQVKLAKALVAKPKFIVIEGVYEELKQAEIKEFVIFCKEKIPVEIGVIFCTENRSIGVDESFRQVKL; encoded by the coding sequence TTGATTAAATTAGATGGGATGACAATTACCCTTGAAGGACAAAGGGTTTTAAATGATTTTTCAATAGAGATTGCTCAAGGAGAGTGGATTCAACTTCAGGGGCCTCATGTCTGCCAGCTAGTAGTTAAGGCTTTAGAGGGGACTCTCCGCCCCACAGAGGGGCATTTCTATTATGAAGGAGTAGATACCCAATGCTACAGTGCTTCGCAGTGGGCTCACCTTAGAAAAAAACAGCTTATTATAATGAGTCCCAAAAAAGGGCTGATGAATCATTTTGATGTTGAAAAAAACATTCAAATGCAATTGAAATATGGTGGCGTTTATCCCACCAAATGGAAAAGACAAAGCCAAAGAGTGCTGGAGGAGCTAGAAATCCTCTCCCTACGGAATAGAGAGATTGAGACCTTGGGTTCATTGGAAAGGTGGCAGGTTAAGTTGGCTAAGGCCTTGGTGGCTAAGCCTAAATTCATCGTGATAGAAGGGGTGTATGAAGAACTGAAACAAGCAGAAATAAAGGAATTCGTGATTTTCTGCAAAGAAAAGATTCCAGTGGAAATTGGGGTTATATTTTGTACTGAAAACAGAAGTATAGGTGTAGATGAAAGTTTTAGACAGGTGAAACTGTAA
- the tsaD gene encoding tRNA (adenosine(37)-N6)-threonylcarbamoyltransferase complex transferase subunit TsaD — translation MIQKKNEEKIITLAIESSCDETSVSVLENGRTVLSNVISSQIEQHQKFGGVVPEVASRKHIENINQVIEDALREADISFDGLSHVAVTHGPGLVGALLVGLSAAKAIAYAREIPLNAVNHIEGHIYANFIEHPTLEPPFICLIVSGGHTHLVHMTDYGQYEVLGRTRDDAAGEAFDKIARALGLGYPGGPIIDQLAREGNAQAINFPRAYLEVGSLDFSFSGLKSSVLNYINSEKMKGHEIVLADVAASFQQAVVDVLVEKVIRCALDKGAAQIVLAGGVAANSGLRRDLTKACEEKGINLKYPSLELCTDNAAMIGCVGYYNYIRGLESNLDINAISNLKIGE, via the coding sequence ATGATACAAAAGAAAAATGAAGAGAAGATCATAACATTGGCCATTGAATCTAGCTGTGATGAGACTTCTGTTAGTGTGCTGGAAAATGGACGGACAGTTTTATCAAATGTGATTTCATCACAAATTGAACAACATCAGAAATTTGGTGGTGTTGTACCTGAAGTAGCCTCTAGAAAACATATTGAAAATATTAATCAAGTGATTGAGGATGCTTTAAGGGAGGCGGATATTTCCTTTGATGGGTTATCACATGTAGCCGTGACCCATGGACCTGGATTAGTAGGAGCGCTACTGGTAGGACTCTCTGCGGCGAAAGCAATTGCCTATGCAAGAGAAATTCCCTTAAATGCTGTTAACCATATTGAAGGGCATATCTATGCTAATTTTATCGAACATCCCACCTTGGAGCCACCCTTCATCTGCTTGATTGTATCGGGTGGGCATACACATCTTGTTCATATGACGGATTATGGTCAGTATGAAGTATTGGGTAGAACAAGGGATGATGCAGCAGGGGAAGCCTTTGATAAAATCGCCAGGGCATTAGGACTGGGTTATCCAGGAGGCCCAATCATTGATCAATTAGCCCGAGAGGGAAATGCCCAAGCCATTAATTTTCCAAGGGCTTATTTAGAAGTAGGGAGTTTAGACTTTAGCTTTAGTGGATTGAAGTCCTCTGTATTGAACTACATAAACTCCGAAAAAATGAAGGGCCATGAAATTGTACTGGCTGATGTGGCAGCAAGCTTCCAACAGGCAGTGGTTGATGTTTTGGTTGAAAAAGTCATTCGATGTGCCCTGGACAAGGGGGCAGCTCAGATCGTATTGGCTGGAGGGGTGGCAGCCAACAGTGGATTAAGGAGAGATTTAACAAAGGCCTGTGAAGAAAAGGGAATTAACTTGAAATATCCTTCTCTAGAGCTTTGCACAGATAATGCAGCAATGATTGGATGTGTTGGCTATTATAACTATATAAGAGGCTTAGAATCTAACTTAGATATTAATGCCATTTCTAATTTGAAAATAGGAGAATAG
- a CDS encoding ABC transporter ATP-binding protein → MIILSCNNITKSFGIDVILKDISFSINTGDKIGLVGINGAGKSTLFKILTGQLAYDDGNLYLGKSKVIGHLEQSDQLDEQNTILAEGLSVFTYLIDMENHLRSLELEIASLGDDPSQSTLLEKTMSQYATLLDDFNRENGYGFRSTVRGVLRGLGFTEDEFEQPIYQLSGGQKTRAALAKLLLSKPDILLLDEPTNHLDIGAVEWLEGFLRDYDGTLLMISHDRYFLDQLVNRVFEIEHQGLKTYTGNYSTFTKKKAQEQEQQHRVYQAHLEEVSRQKDIVRRFRQHGTEKLAKRAHSREKQLEKIEEVEKPQAFQKRAKMRFETQIKSGNDVLTVENLCKSFDEHLLFENLTFDLYRGEKVALIGPNGVGKTTLFKILTEETVPSAGDFKLGHQVHIGYYDQEQRNLHLDKIVIDEIWDEHKKLDQTEVRTLLGSFLFHGDDVFKPVDTLSGGERSRISLLKLILSKSNFLLLDEPTNHLDIDSKEVLEESLVDYDGTVFAISHDRYFLNRVATKVIELSTNGIEVFHGNYDYYIEKKKEQLLMAEPATYQEQTKTHLKDVRRKERDERNRLKQETQQREKIETDILELEERLNALESLMCQEDIYTDPQKSREVHQETLTTKQSLEKLYEEWENSVDN, encoded by the coding sequence ATGATTATTTTATCTTGTAATAATATAACCAAATCATTTGGAATTGATGTAATATTGAAAGACATTAGCTTTAGCATTAATACTGGAGATAAAATTGGCTTAGTTGGCATCAATGGTGCTGGAAAGTCTACTTTGTTTAAAATTTTGACTGGTCAACTTGCCTACGATGACGGAAATTTGTATTTGGGAAAATCAAAGGTAATTGGACATTTAGAGCAAAGTGACCAATTAGATGAGCAAAATACCATTTTAGCAGAAGGTTTATCGGTTTTCACTTATTTAATTGACATGGAAAACCATCTCAGATCCTTGGAACTGGAGATCGCGTCCTTAGGGGATGACCCTAGCCAATCTACTCTGTTAGAAAAAACAATGTCACAATACGCAACACTTTTAGATGATTTCAACCGAGAAAATGGTTATGGATTTCGCAGTACTGTGAGGGGTGTTCTACGAGGATTGGGCTTTACCGAGGATGAATTTGAACAACCAATTTATCAATTGAGCGGTGGACAAAAAACCCGAGCTGCTTTAGCGAAATTATTACTTTCAAAGCCAGATATTCTATTATTGGATGAACCCACCAACCATTTAGACATTGGAGCTGTGGAATGGTTAGAAGGCTTTTTAAGAGACTACGATGGCACACTTTTAATGATTTCCCACGACCGCTATTTTTTAGATCAGTTGGTCAATCGGGTATTTGAAATTGAACACCAAGGCTTAAAAACCTACACTGGTAATTATTCTACCTTTACAAAAAAGAAAGCCCAAGAACAAGAACAGCAACACAGGGTCTATCAAGCCCATCTAGAGGAGGTCTCCCGCCAAAAAGATATTGTACGGAGATTTAGACAGCATGGTACGGAAAAGCTGGCTAAACGGGCTCATAGTCGCGAGAAACAGTTAGAAAAAATCGAAGAGGTAGAAAAACCTCAGGCCTTTCAAAAACGTGCTAAAATGAGGTTTGAAACCCAGATAAAAAGTGGTAACGATGTATTAACTGTTGAAAATTTATGTAAATCCTTTGATGAACACCTCTTGTTTGAAAACCTAACCTTTGATCTTTACCGAGGGGAAAAAGTGGCGTTGATTGGCCCTAATGGTGTGGGTAAAACCACACTGTTCAAAATCTTAACAGAAGAAACAGTACCAAGCGCTGGTGATTTCAAATTGGGCCATCAGGTGCATATTGGCTACTATGACCAAGAACAACGAAATTTACATTTAGATAAAATCGTTATAGATGAAATTTGGGATGAGCACAAAAAACTGGACCAAACAGAAGTACGTACCCTTTTAGGCTCCTTTCTGTTTCATGGGGACGATGTCTTTAAGCCCGTCGATACATTAAGTGGTGGTGAACGTTCTCGTATTTCTCTTTTAAAGCTCATTTTATCTAAATCAAATTTCTTACTTCTAGATGAACCTACAAATCATTTAGATATTGACTCTAAGGAAGTGTTAGAGGAGTCATTAGTTGACTATGATGGTACCGTATTTGCCATCTCCCACGACCGTTATTTTCTTAATCGCGTCGCCACTAAGGTCATTGAGCTTTCTACTAATGGGATCGAGGTTTTCCATGGTAATTATGATTATTATATAGAAAAGAAAAAGGAACAGCTGCTAATGGCTGAACCTGCCACCTATCAAGAACAGACCAAGACCCATTTAAAGGATGTTCGTCGTAAAGAACGAGATGAACGCAACCGGTTAAAACAGGAGACTCAACAGCGTGAAAAAATAGAAACCGACATTTTAGAATTAGAGGAGCGTCTTAACGCCCTTGAATCCCTAATGTGCCAAGAGGATATTTATACGGATCCCCAAAAAAGTCGGGAGGTTCACCAAGAAACCCTAACCACGAAACAATCCTTAGAAAAACTTTATGAAGAATGGGAAAATAGCGTTGACAACTAG
- a CDS encoding redox-sensing transcriptional repressor Rex → MTREYSNISMAVIRRLPKYHRYLKDLLDQETYRISSKELSKLIGFTASQIRQDLNCFGGFGQQGYGYNVEELYNEIGKILGLYQSYPTVIVGAGNLGQAIANYTNFDKFGFSTLALFDSNPKMIGMRIRDIAVHDVDQLEEFIKKNQVRIGVICTPKKVAQDVATKLSEAGVQGIWNFAPIDIKVPEEIIVENVHLSESLFTLSFLLSQEFDQE, encoded by the coding sequence ATGACTAGAGAATATAGCAACATTTCCATGGCGGTGATCCGTCGCTTACCTAAATACCATAGGTATCTAAAGGATTTACTAGATCAAGAAACTTATCGGATTTCATCAAAGGAACTAAGTAAACTAATAGGATTCACAGCCTCACAAATCCGACAAGACTTAAACTGTTTTGGTGGATTTGGCCAGCAGGGATATGGCTACAATGTAGAGGAATTATACAATGAGATCGGAAAAATTTTAGGACTGTATCAAAGTTACCCTACTGTTATTGTAGGTGCTGGAAATTTAGGGCAGGCAATTGCCAACTACACTAACTTTGATAAATTTGGGTTTAGTACTTTAGCGCTATTTGATTCAAATCCTAAAATGATTGGGATGCGGATACGAGACATTGCAGTACATGATGTGGATCAATTAGAGGAGTTTATTAAGAAAAACCAAGTGAGGATTGGTGTAATTTGTACGCCAAAGAAAGTAGCACAAGATGTGGCAACGAAACTAAGTGAGGCTGGAGTGCAAGGAATTTGGAACTTTGCTCCAATTGATATAAAGGTGCCTGAGGAAATTATTGTGGAAAATGTCCATTTAAGTGAAAGTTTATTTACACTTTCATTTTTATTAAGCCAAGAATTTGACCAAGAATAA
- a CDS encoding MarR family winged helix-turn-helix transcriptional regulator — MGSYYSQIYEYTEKAVKTVLSLDRKGIKNDGDQLTISELLLLKEIGEQKEGKMAEVMEALALDRNVFATMLGRVQSSRYVTKKRCRYDGRVYLLMLTDKGKDTVYQIFEREKGNLFHLLGDFTFNEEKAILKFLVKLDMLHKEKSSNGTEIKITP; from the coding sequence ATGGGAAGTTATTACTCGCAAATTTATGAATATACTGAGAAGGCAGTGAAGACTGTTTTGTCCTTGGATAGAAAAGGAATTAAGAATGATGGTGATCAGCTGACGATTAGTGAGCTTCTTTTGCTTAAGGAGATTGGTGAACAGAAAGAGGGGAAGATGGCAGAGGTAATGGAAGCGTTAGCCTTGGACCGGAATGTTTTCGCAACCATGCTAGGGAGAGTTCAATCTAGCCGGTATGTGACGAAAAAGAGGTGTCGATATGATGGAAGAGTGTATTTACTTATGTTAACAGATAAAGGAAAAGACACTGTCTATCAGATTTTTGAGAGGGAAAAAGGAAATTTATTTCATTTGCTTGGAGATTTTACATTTAATGAAGAAAAGGCGATTTTAAAATTTTTAGTAAAGCTAGATATGCTCCATAAGGAAAAGAGTAGCAATGGGACAGAAATAAAAATAACCCCTTGA
- a CDS encoding DUF362 domain-containing protein: protein MAYKINESCINCGACEPECPVDVITAGDDIYVIEEDGCIDCGACANVCPTDAPQPQ from the coding sequence ATGGCTTATAAAATCAATGAATCATGTATCAATTGTGGCGCATGTGAACCAGAATGTCCAGTAGATGTAATCACAGCAGGAGATGACATTTATGTAATCGAAGAAGATGGATGTATCGATTGTGGTGCTTGTGCCAACGTTTGTCCTACAGACGCACCTCAACCACAATAA
- a CDS encoding Asp23/Gls24 family envelope stress response protein — protein MEVIVLVGSSGTGKSYRAIHLAKEKKINYIIDDGLLISGNKVLGGFSAKRERSRLAAIKRALFLDEKHRDEIIKIIKKEQPKSILILGTSDKMVEAIVKTLSFGTIKERVYIHDISTEEEIKIAIKHRKYEGKHVIPAPTFEIKKHFSGYFLNPLKVFRNFGKEEQQELEEKSVVRPTFSYLGKYTISDRVIEELIYYASRKVIGVYQVQRIDIKNTNSGLLIYADIKGVYGNPIKSLAELVQSQIKYEIEEMTSFHVLAVNIHVKSLVIL, from the coding sequence ATGGAAGTAATCGTTCTAGTGGGGTCCAGTGGTACGGGAAAGAGCTATAGGGCAATTCATTTAGCAAAGGAAAAGAAGATTAATTACATCATTGATGATGGCTTATTGATTAGTGGCAATAAAGTATTAGGTGGATTTTCAGCTAAAAGAGAACGGTCCAGGCTAGCAGCTATTAAAAGAGCTTTGTTTTTAGATGAGAAGCATCGAGATGAAATCATAAAGATCATAAAAAAAGAACAACCTAAAAGTATATTAATACTGGGTACTTCAGATAAAATGGTGGAAGCAATTGTTAAAACCCTAAGTTTTGGAACAATAAAAGAGCGGGTCTATATTCATGATATTTCTACAGAGGAAGAAATAAAAATTGCAATAAAACATCGGAAGTATGAAGGAAAACATGTGATTCCAGCGCCTACATTTGAGATTAAAAAACACTTTTCCGGTTATTTTCTCAATCCATTGAAAGTTTTCAGGAATTTCGGTAAAGAAGAACAACAGGAGTTGGAAGAAAAGTCTGTTGTGAGACCTACATTTAGTTATTTGGGAAAATATACAATTTCTGACCGCGTAATTGAAGAATTGATCTATTATGCATCTAGAAAAGTAATTGGAGTCTATCAAGTGCAAAGGATTGATATAAAAAACACAAACTCAGGACTGTTGATTTATGCAGATATTAAAGGGGTTTATGGGAATCCCATTAAATCTTTAGCGGAGTTAGTACAGAGTCAGATTAAGTATGAAATTGAGGAGATGACTTCCTTTCACGTACTTGCAGTCAATATTCATGTGAAAAGCTTGGTGATCCTATAG